A window of Mycolicibacterium fluoranthenivorans contains these coding sequences:
- a CDS encoding FAD-containing oxidoreductase, producing MSSNTESFDAIIIGAGQAGPPLAARLTDAGQRVAVIERKLVGGTCVNNGCIPTKTLVASAHAAHSARRAAEYGIGTGDVSVDMAKVKARKDKIMLDDRAGVESWLEGMAGASLIRGHGRFVDPHTIDVDGRLLRADRFYLNVGGRASVPDLPGLDGIDYLTNVSILALDTVPAHLVVIGGSYIGLEFAQMYRRFGAEVTVVERGPRLASREDEDVSAAIRGILEAEGIAVHTDATDIRFEKRDTGIAVSPNAGTEPVIGSHVLVAVGRRPNTDDLGLEHAGVETDARGYVVVDDQLRTTAEHIWAMGDCNGKGAFTHTSWNDYEIVAANLLDNDPRRVSDRITTYGLFIDPPLGRAGLTVEQVRRSGRKALVGKRPMTRVGRAVEKGETQGFMKVVVDADTKEILGVAILGVGGDEVVHLVLDVMTAKLPYTAISRTMHIHPTVSELVPTMLQELTPLQ from the coding sequence CACAGAGTCTTTCGATGCCATCATCATCGGGGCAGGTCAGGCGGGCCCGCCCCTGGCGGCCCGGCTGACCGACGCCGGACAGCGGGTCGCCGTGATCGAACGGAAGCTGGTCGGCGGCACCTGCGTCAACAACGGGTGCATCCCCACCAAGACGCTGGTGGCCAGCGCACACGCCGCGCACTCGGCGCGCCGCGCCGCCGAATACGGGATCGGCACCGGTGACGTCAGCGTCGACATGGCGAAAGTGAAGGCCCGCAAGGACAAGATCATGCTCGACGACCGGGCGGGCGTCGAGAGCTGGCTGGAAGGGATGGCCGGCGCCAGCCTGATCCGGGGGCACGGCCGATTCGTCGATCCCCATACCATCGACGTCGACGGACGGTTGTTGCGCGCCGACCGGTTCTACCTCAATGTCGGTGGCCGCGCGTCGGTGCCGGACCTGCCCGGCCTCGACGGCATCGACTATCTGACCAATGTCTCCATCCTGGCGCTCGACACCGTGCCCGCGCACCTGGTCGTCATCGGGGGCAGCTATATCGGGCTGGAGTTCGCGCAGATGTACCGCCGCTTCGGGGCGGAGGTGACGGTCGTCGAACGCGGGCCGCGACTGGCCTCCCGGGAAGACGAAGACGTCTCGGCGGCCATTCGCGGGATCCTGGAGGCCGAAGGGATCGCGGTACACACCGATGCCACCGATATCCGATTCGAGAAGCGGGACACCGGAATTGCGGTGAGCCCGAACGCCGGGACCGAACCCGTCATCGGCAGCCACGTGCTGGTCGCGGTCGGGCGCAGGCCCAACACCGACGACCTCGGCCTCGAGCACGCCGGCGTCGAGACTGACGCCCGGGGCTATGTCGTCGTCGACGATCAGCTGCGCACCACCGCCGAGCACATCTGGGCGATGGGGGATTGCAACGGCAAGGGCGCGTTCACCCACACCTCCTGGAACGACTACGAGATCGTCGCCGCCAACCTGCTCGACAACGATCCGCGCCGGGTCAGCGATCGCATCACCACCTACGGCCTGTTCATCGATCCACCGCTGGGACGCGCCGGGCTGACCGTCGAGCAGGTGCGCCGTTCCGGGCGCAAGGCGCTGGTGGGTAAGCGTCCGATGACCCGGGTGGGTCGTGCCGTCGAGAAGGGCGAGACCCAGGGCTTCATGAAGGTCGTCGTCGACGCCGACACCAAGGAGATCCTGGGGGTCGCCATCCTCGGCGTGGGCGGGGACGAGGTGGTGCACCTGGTTCTCGACGTGATGACCGCGAAGCTGCCCTACACCGCGATCTCGCGCACCATGCACATCCATCCCACGGTCAGCGAGCTGGTGCCGACGATGCTGCAGGAGCTCACGCCGCTGCAGTAG
- a CDS encoding flavodoxin family protein, translated as MSANIFPQVAIACHSGFGHTATLAHAVADGVRRGGGRVSLLHVDALTPADWDTLDGADALIFGTPTYMGNVSAGFQAFAEQTGRRCMEGLWRDKIAAGFTNSGAKSGDKVAALISLSVFAAQHHMHWVSLGLIPGWNGAGGSEHDLNRLGFWLGAGAQTDVDANADQVHPADVRTCEHLGHRVTVVTAQLLAGRAATAAA; from the coding sequence ATGTCCGCCAACATCTTCCCGCAGGTGGCGATCGCCTGCCATTCCGGCTTCGGACACACCGCCACCCTGGCCCACGCCGTCGCCGACGGGGTCCGGCGGGGCGGCGGCCGGGTCAGTCTCCTGCACGTCGACGCGTTGACGCCGGCCGACTGGGACACCCTCGACGGCGCCGACGCCCTCATCTTCGGCACGCCCACCTACATGGGTAACGTCTCGGCCGGATTCCAGGCCTTCGCCGAGCAGACCGGCCGGCGCTGCATGGAAGGCCTGTGGCGAGACAAGATCGCGGCGGGGTTCACCAATTCCGGCGCGAAGAGCGGTGACAAGGTGGCCGCCCTCATCTCGTTGTCGGTGTTTGCAGCCCAACACCATATGCATTGGGTCAGTTTGGGTTTGATCCCGGGTTGGAACGGCGCCGGCGGCAGCGAACACGACCTGAACCGGCTCGGTTTCTGGCTCGGCGCGGGCGCACAGACCGATGTCGACGCGAATGCCGATCAGGTGCACCCGGCCGATGTGCGCACCTGCGAACACCTCGGACACCGGGTCACGGTGGTCACCGCGCAGCTGCTCGCCGGCCGGGCGGCTACTGCAGCGGCGTGA
- a CDS encoding SRPBCC family protein, translated as MTCHEGELTVHGERATLRFERRLAHPVAAVWAAITDPVQRGQWLGDTTIADGVIEMTPNGPRYPPERTRVSGRILVWDPPHVFEHEWRQPILGAHGGVVRYELHPEGAGTLLRFSHRGLSVPGAKGFHPGTHAFLDRLCAHLAGQPLPDWQQRYREVADTINS; from the coding sequence ATGACCTGCCACGAAGGCGAACTCACCGTGCACGGCGAGCGGGCCACCCTGCGCTTCGAACGCCGGCTGGCCCACCCCGTCGCGGCCGTGTGGGCCGCGATCACCGATCCGGTGCAGCGCGGCCAATGGCTGGGCGACACCACCATCGCCGACGGGGTCATCGAGATGACCCCGAACGGCCCGCGCTATCCCCCCGAGCGCACCAGGGTGTCGGGTCGGATTCTGGTCTGGGACCCGCCGCACGTCTTCGAGCACGAATGGCGGCAGCCGATCCTGGGCGCCCACGGCGGCGTGGTCCGCTACGAGTTGCACCCGGAGGGGGCCGGCACGCTGCTGCGGTTCAGTCATCGCGGGTTGTCGGTGCCCGGCGCCAAGGGTTTTCACCCCGGCACCCACGCCTTTCTCGACCGGTTGTGCGCTCACCTGGCCGGACAACCACTGCCCGACTGGCAGCAGCGCTATCGCGAAGTCGCCGACACCATCAACAGCTAG
- a CDS encoding ArsR/SmtB family transcription factor: MDVFEAVAEPSRRTLLDALRAGERTAGELVAALPNLTQPTVSRHLRVLREVGLVEVRADAQRRVYALRADGLVEMDRWIEQYRQFWTGHLDALERHLDQGRAK; encoded by the coding sequence ATGGATGTGTTCGAGGCCGTCGCCGAACCCAGTCGGCGCACCCTGCTCGACGCGCTGCGCGCCGGTGAGCGCACCGCGGGCGAGCTCGTCGCGGCCCTCCCGAACCTGACCCAGCCCACGGTGTCGCGTCACCTGCGCGTCCTGCGTGAGGTGGGCCTGGTCGAGGTCCGCGCCGACGCCCAGCGCCGGGTCTATGCGCTGCGGGCCGACGGATTGGTCGAGATGGACCGGTGGATCGAGCAGTACCGCCAGTTCTGGACCGGTCATCTGGACGCCCTTGAACGCCACCTGGATCAAGGACGCGCGAAATGA
- a CDS encoding thioesterase family protein → MIDCHYRRTGSDGDLAVFESTPGTASNWDSAIQHGSPPLALMTKAIEDLCADRPELRVGRLVLDILGAIPVAPVKVRARVVRPGARIAKVDAEMLATRPDGTDRAVATVSAWLLCTSDTRDAVTDRYPPLVEGEATDSPHGWAGAPGYLETVSWRTQRTAPGEAAVSWMSPLVPLVDTEPLTDLQRLAMVVDSANGVGAALDPTEFVFMNTDTAVHLHRAPVGSDFALRSRGSIGPDGIGVTNAEIFDRHGFIGTSAQTLLVQRR, encoded by the coding sequence ATGATCGACTGCCACTACCGCCGGACGGGTTCGGACGGCGACCTCGCGGTGTTCGAATCCACCCCGGGCACGGCGAGCAACTGGGATTCGGCGATTCAGCACGGGTCACCACCGCTGGCGCTGATGACCAAGGCCATCGAAGACCTGTGCGCCGATCGCCCCGAACTGCGGGTCGGCAGGCTGGTGCTGGACATCCTGGGTGCCATCCCGGTGGCGCCGGTCAAGGTGCGCGCCCGCGTGGTGCGCCCGGGCGCACGCATCGCCAAGGTCGACGCCGAGATGCTCGCCACCCGACCGGACGGGACGGATCGGGCGGTAGCCACCGTCAGCGCCTGGCTGCTGTGCACCAGCGATACCCGAGATGCGGTGACCGACCGGTATCCGCCCCTGGTGGAGGGCGAGGCGACGGACAGCCCGCACGGCTGGGCCGGTGCACCGGGGTACCTGGAGACGGTCAGTTGGCGTACCCAGCGCACCGCCCCCGGCGAGGCGGCAGTGTCCTGGATGAGCCCCCTCGTGCCGCTCGTCGATACCGAGCCGTTGACCGATCTACAGCGGCTGGCGATGGTGGTCGACTCGGCCAACGGAGTGGGCGCGGCGCTGGACCCGACCGAGTTCGTGTTCATGAACACCGACACCGCCGTGCATCTGCACCGCGCACCGGTGGGTTCGGATTTCGCGTTGCGCTCGCGCGGATCGATCGGTCCCGACGGTATCGGGGTGACCAACGCCGAGATCTTCGACCGGCACGGCTTCATCGGCACCTCGGCCCAGACCCTGCTGGTGCAGCGACGCTAG
- a CDS encoding RecB family exonuclease, with protein MSVPLTLRRPALSPSRAGDFKQCPLLYRFRAIDRLPEPMSVAQVRGSVVHAALEQLYGLPAADRVADTALALVGPAWDRMLSESPELAELDPALRDGLLADARKLLSGYYRLEDPTRFDPQSCEQRVEVELSDGTLLRGFVDRIDVASTGELRVVDYKTGRVPFAEAKALFQMKFYALALLRSRGVLPARLRLIYLADGQILDYTPEMDELAGFERTLMAIWRAIQSAGATGDFRAQPSRLCDWCSHQALCPEFGGTPPPYPGWPTSTGPAETPA; from the coding sequence ATGAGCGTGCCACTGACGTTGCGGCGCCCGGCGCTGTCACCGTCGCGTGCCGGGGATTTCAAGCAGTGCCCGTTGCTGTACCGCTTCCGCGCCATCGACCGCCTGCCCGAGCCCATGTCGGTCGCCCAGGTTCGGGGGTCGGTGGTGCACGCCGCGCTGGAACAGCTCTACGGTCTGCCCGCCGCCGACCGGGTCGCCGACACCGCGCTGGCACTGGTGGGGCCCGCCTGGGATCGGATGCTGTCCGAGTCGCCGGAACTCGCCGAGCTGGATCCGGCACTACGCGACGGTCTGCTGGCCGACGCCCGCAAGCTGCTCTCGGGTTACTACCGGCTGGAGGATCCGACTCGGTTCGACCCGCAGAGCTGCGAACAGCGGGTCGAGGTGGAACTGAGCGACGGCACGCTGCTGCGCGGTTTCGTCGATCGCATCGATGTCGCATCCACCGGTGAGCTGCGAGTGGTCGACTACAAGACCGGCCGGGTGCCCTTCGCCGAGGCCAAGGCGCTGTTCCAGATGAAGTTCTACGCGCTGGCGCTGCTGCGCTCGCGTGGCGTGCTGCCCGCCCGGCTGCGGCTGATCTACCTTGCCGACGGCCAGATCCTCGACTACACCCCCGAAATGGACGAGCTGGCGGGTTTCGAACGGACGCTGATGGCGATCTGGCGGGCCATCCAATCCGCGGGGGCGACGGGCGATTTCCGCGCGCAGCCGTCGCGACTGTGTGACTGGTGCAGCCATCAGGCGCTGTGCCCGGAATTCGGTGGCACGCCTCCGCCGTATCCAGGTTGGCCCACGTCCACCGGGCCGGCGGAGACCCCTGCATGA
- a CDS encoding tRNA (adenine-N1)-methyltransferase, with the protein MSITGPFVVGDRVQLTDPKGRHYTMVLAPGAEFHTHRGALAHDDVIGQPEGSVVKSANGDAFLALRPLLIDYVLSMPRGAQVIYPKDAAQIVHEGDIFPGARVLEAGAGSGALTCSLLRAVGPHGQVISYEVRDDHAVHAIRNVETFFGERPANWDLRIADLNDHSRIPGTGEVDRVVLDMLAPWEVLGTVSEALIAGGVLIVYVATVTQLSRTVEALREQQCWTEPRSWESLQRGWDVVGLAVRPQHNMRGHTAFLISARKLAPGTVTPTPLRRKRQAQVAAEVEKRAQEADE; encoded by the coding sequence GTGTCTATTACCGGTCCGTTCGTCGTCGGCGATCGTGTTCAGCTCACCGACCCCAAGGGGCGGCATTACACGATGGTGCTCGCGCCCGGCGCGGAGTTCCACACCCACCGGGGCGCCCTGGCCCACGACGACGTGATCGGGCAGCCCGAGGGCAGCGTGGTGAAGTCCGCCAACGGTGACGCCTTCCTGGCGCTGCGTCCGCTTCTCATCGACTACGTGCTGTCGATGCCGCGCGGTGCGCAGGTGATCTATCCCAAGGACGCCGCCCAGATCGTGCACGAGGGCGATATCTTTCCCGGCGCGCGGGTGCTGGAGGCCGGCGCCGGTTCGGGCGCCCTGACCTGCTCACTGCTGCGCGCCGTCGGCCCGCACGGCCAGGTCATCTCCTACGAGGTACGCGACGACCACGCTGTGCACGCGATTCGCAATGTCGAGACATTCTTCGGGGAGCGCCCCGCGAACTGGGACCTGCGGATCGCGGATCTCAACGACCACAGCCGTATTCCGGGCACGGGCGAAGTGGACCGGGTGGTGCTGGACATGCTGGCGCCGTGGGAGGTGCTCGGCACGGTATCCGAGGCCCTGATCGCCGGTGGGGTGCTCATCGTCTATGTCGCCACGGTGACGCAGCTCTCCCGCACCGTGGAGGCGCTGCGCGAACAGCAGTGCTGGACCGAGCCCCGGTCCTGGGAGTCGCTCCAGCGGGGCTGGGACGTGGTGGGCCTGGCGGTCCGCCCGCAACACAACATGCGCGGGCACACCGCGTTCCTGATCAGCGCCCGAAAGCTGGCACCGGGCACCGTGACACCGACGCCGCTGCGCCGCAAACGGCAGGCGCAGGTGGCTGCGGAGGTGGAGAAGCGGGCTCAGGAAGCCGACGAATAG
- the arc gene encoding proteasome ATPase codes for MSESERSEDFSDDLSTSISSDDAAELERLRREAAALREQLENAVGASSGLRTARDVHQLEARIDSLATRNAKLMDTLKEARQQLLALREEVDRLGQPPSGYGVLLATHDDDTVDVFTSGRKMRLTCSPNIETSTLKQGQTVRLNEALTVVEAGAFEAVGEISTLREILSDGHRALVVGHADEERIVWLAEPLVSAEFLPEGVEVQLDEDDKPRKLRPGDSLLVDTKAGYAFERIPKAEVEDLVLEEVPDVAYSDIGGLTRQIEQIRDAVELPFLHKDLYREYSLRPPKGVLLYGPPGCGKTLIAKAVANSLAKKMAELRGEDSREAKSYFLNIKGPELLNKFVGETERHIRLIFQRAREKASEGTPVIVFFDEMDSIFRTRGTGVSSDVETTVVPQLLSEIDGVEGLENVIVIGASNREDMIDPAILRPGRLDVKIKIERPDAEAAQDIFSKYLTENLPVHADDLAEFSGDRALTIKTMIEKIVDRMYAEIDDNRFLEVTYANGDKEVMYFKDFNSGAMIQNVVDRAKKYAIKSVLETGSRGLRIQHLLDSIVDEFAENEDLPNTTNPDDWARISGKKGERIVYIRTLVTGKSSSASRAIDTESNLGQYL; via the coding sequence ATGAGTGAGTCAGAGCGTTCAGAGGATTTCAGCGACGATCTGAGCACATCCATCTCCAGCGACGATGCTGCCGAACTAGAGCGCCTGCGCCGAGAAGCGGCCGCGCTGCGCGAGCAGTTGGAAAATGCCGTAGGAGCGTCGAGCGGCCTGCGAACCGCGCGTGACGTGCACCAGCTCGAGGCGCGTATCGATTCCCTGGCGACCCGCAACGCCAAGCTGATGGACACCCTCAAGGAGGCCCGGCAGCAGCTGCTGGCCCTGCGTGAGGAGGTCGACCGGCTCGGGCAGCCGCCCAGCGGTTACGGCGTGTTGTTGGCCACCCATGACGACGACACCGTCGACGTGTTCACCTCCGGTCGCAAGATGCGGCTCACCTGCTCGCCCAATATCGAGACCAGCACGCTCAAGCAGGGGCAGACCGTGCGCCTCAACGAGGCGCTCACCGTGGTCGAGGCCGGCGCCTTCGAGGCCGTCGGTGAGATCAGCACCCTGCGCGAGATCCTGTCCGACGGCCACCGGGCGCTTGTCGTCGGCCACGCCGACGAGGAACGCATCGTCTGGCTGGCCGAGCCGCTGGTTTCCGCGGAGTTCCTGCCCGAGGGTGTCGAGGTGCAACTCGACGAGGACGACAAGCCCCGCAAGCTGCGGCCCGGTGACTCGCTGCTGGTCGACACCAAGGCCGGCTATGCCTTCGAACGTATCCCCAAGGCCGAGGTCGAGGACTTGGTCCTGGAAGAGGTCCCCGATGTGGCCTACAGCGATATCGGTGGCCTGACCAGGCAGATCGAGCAGATCCGCGACGCCGTGGAGCTGCCCTTCCTGCACAAGGATCTCTACCGCGAGTACTCGCTGCGCCCGCCCAAGGGTGTGCTGCTGTACGGCCCGCCCGGGTGCGGTAAGACCCTCATCGCCAAGGCGGTCGCCAACTCGCTGGCCAAGAAGATGGCCGAACTGCGCGGGGAGGATTCCCGCGAGGCGAAGTCCTACTTCCTCAACATCAAAGGCCCCGAGCTGCTGAACAAGTTCGTCGGCGAGACCGAGCGGCACATCCGGCTGATCTTCCAGCGGGCCCGTGAGAAGGCCTCCGAAGGCACGCCGGTGATCGTGTTCTTCGACGAGATGGACTCCATCTTCCGCACCCGTGGCACCGGGGTGAGCTCCGATGTGGAGACCACCGTCGTCCCGCAGCTGCTCAGCGAGATCGACGGTGTCGAAGGCCTGGAGAACGTCATCGTCATCGGTGCCTCCAACCGGGAGGACATGATCGATCCGGCCATCCTTCGGCCCGGCCGCCTGGATGTGAAGATCAAGATCGAGCGCCCGGATGCCGAAGCGGCACAGGACATCTTCAGCAAGTACCTGACCGAGAATCTGCCGGTGCACGCCGACGACCTCGCCGAGTTCTCCGGTGATCGTGCGCTCACCATCAAGACGATGATCGAGAAGATCGTCGACCGGATGTACGCCGAGATCGACGACAACCGGTTCCTGGAGGTCACCTATGCCAACGGTGACAAGGAAGTCATGTACTTCAAGGACTTCAACTCCGGGGCGATGATCCAGAACGTCGTGGACCGGGCAAAGAAGTACGCGATCAAGTCGGTGCTCGAGACGGGCTCTCGGGGTCTGCGGATCCAGCACCTGCTGGACTCGATCGTCGACGAGTTCGCCGAGAACGAGGACCTGCCCAACACCACCAATCCCGATGACTGGGCCAGGATCTCGGGCAAGAAGGGGGAGCGGATCGTCTACATCCGCACCCTCGTCACCGGCAAGAGTTCGTCGGCCAGCAGGGCCATTGACACCGAGTCGAACCTTGGGCAGTACCTCTAG
- a CDS encoding LysR family transcriptional regulator, which translates to MDALRLRMLRELADHGTVAAVADVLSMTPSAVSQQLKTLQREAGVTLLEPDGRRVRLTDAGQVLVGHAERVLAALDLAQADMDSYRTTARGQVTVSFFPSGAAMLLAPLIVNTGGRGIEVIGRDIDVPAARAPQQLADFDVVVVHRDERDGSAWGPRFTSTVLLREPLDVLLPPQHPLAGTDRLRLSELADQDWIGVEGGLMVDDVFKSIATLTGVPVRITQRVNDFRVVEELVAAGLGIALMPRYVTLARDLVRRPIGDIRLARRVEAVTRVGADARPAIALVLEELRAIAAGVAGQSISE; encoded by the coding sequence ATGGATGCGCTGCGGTTGCGGATGCTGCGCGAACTTGCCGATCACGGCACGGTCGCCGCGGTGGCCGATGTCCTGTCCATGACGCCTTCCGCGGTATCCCAACAACTCAAGACCCTGCAACGGGAGGCCGGTGTCACGCTGCTGGAGCCGGACGGCCGGCGGGTGCGACTTACCGACGCCGGGCAGGTGCTGGTCGGTCATGCCGAACGCGTGCTTGCCGCACTGGACCTGGCGCAGGCGGATATGGACAGCTACCGCACCACCGCCCGCGGGCAGGTGACGGTGTCCTTCTTCCCCTCCGGTGCGGCAATGTTGTTGGCACCGCTGATCGTCAACACCGGGGGCCGCGGCATCGAGGTGATCGGTCGCGATATCGATGTGCCGGCGGCGCGTGCACCGCAGCAACTCGCCGATTTCGACGTGGTCGTGGTGCACCGCGACGAGCGGGACGGCAGCGCTTGGGGGCCGAGGTTCACCTCCACGGTGCTGCTGCGCGAACCGCTGGACGTGCTGCTGCCACCGCAACATCCGTTGGCAGGCACCGACCGGCTGCGTCTTTCCGAGCTCGCCGATCAGGACTGGATCGGCGTGGAAGGGGGCCTCATGGTCGATGACGTGTTCAAGTCGATCGCCACGCTCACCGGGGTGCCGGTGCGGATCACCCAGCGGGTCAACGACTTCCGCGTGGTCGAGGAATTGGTGGCGGCCGGGTTGGGTATCGCGCTGATGCCGCGGTACGTCACACTGGCCCGTGACCTGGTGCGCCGGCCGATCGGTGACATCCGGCTGGCCCGGCGCGTCGAAGCGGTGACTCGCGTGGGCGCCGACGCCCGGCCGGCCATCGCGCTGGTGCTCGAGGAGCTCCGCGCGATCGCCGCCGGGGTGGCCGGTCAGTCGATCAGTGAGTAA
- a CDS encoding DMT family transporter codes for MPRHRVDLALLAVALVWGSSYLAAKEVVHADGVFAFLALRFGMAVWGLMLVLGRRVARIGRDDVIAGSLFGVILAAICVGETYGVTMTSASNAGLIMALTVVITPLLGGRGAVAPLFYAPAAMVVLGCVALTQSGGGFALPGAGDVLIVGAAALRAVHVTVMSRTSKPRRLDPTSVTLVQLTTVAVLTALPAAALGQFSAVPQMSGRGWALTAYLALACTVFAFGAQMWAVRYSTPARMSLLLGTEPLWVVVIGVGVAGDPVTALGALGALMVVSGTLWAAAVDSATVSGPARRGKPTRSGRLGNKRGSK; via the coding sequence GTGCCTCGCCACCGTGTCGACCTCGCCTTGCTTGCCGTGGCCCTGGTGTGGGGATCGAGCTACCTCGCCGCCAAGGAGGTCGTCCACGCGGACGGTGTCTTCGCGTTCCTGGCGCTGCGGTTCGGGATGGCGGTCTGGGGCCTGATGCTGGTGTTGGGGCGGCGGGTCGCCCGGATCGGCCGCGACGACGTGATTGCGGGATCGCTGTTCGGCGTCATCCTGGCGGCCATCTGTGTGGGTGAAACATACGGGGTGACAATGACATCGGCGTCGAATGCCGGCCTGATCATGGCGCTGACGGTGGTCATCACCCCGCTGTTGGGCGGCCGGGGCGCCGTCGCGCCGTTGTTCTACGCGCCGGCAGCAATGGTGGTCCTCGGCTGCGTCGCGCTGACCCAGTCGGGCGGCGGTTTCGCGCTACCGGGTGCCGGCGACGTCCTGATCGTGGGCGCGGCGGCGCTGCGCGCCGTGCACGTCACCGTGATGTCGCGAACGTCGAAACCGCGCCGGCTCGATCCGACGTCGGTGACGCTGGTGCAGCTGACCACGGTGGCGGTCCTGACGGCCCTGCCCGCCGCTGCGCTCGGACAGTTCTCCGCGGTGCCGCAGATGTCGGGCCGGGGTTGGGCACTGACCGCCTATCTTGCGTTGGCCTGCACCGTTTTCGCGTTCGGAGCCCAGATGTGGGCGGTGCGCTACAGCACACCGGCACGGATGAGCCTGCTGCTCGGCACCGAACCGCTGTGGGTGGTGGTCATCGGGGTCGGGGTGGCCGGTGATCCGGTCACGGCGCTCGGCGCGCTCGGCGCGCTCATGGTGGTGAGCGGGACGCTGTGGGCAGCAGCCGTCGACAGCGCAACGGTGAGCGGCCCCGCCAGGCGTGGCAAACCCACGCGATCGGGGCGCCTGGGAAATAAACGTGGAAGCAAATAG
- a CDS encoding GGDEF domain-containing protein: protein MLHEPMIPDVRTMWMVVATTAVLFGVLEVWAGCAGRRDTSMVLWGCANLAGGLGAGLLSTQGVLPYALSEAVANGFLVLVWALIWAGGQAFAGRPVPWAAATSVPVLVTFACLVVPPLPTDIVLRIHLTSLSIVGYLVLIAVDSLRADRAERLMTRRVLATLAIVSVLPVIWRSISAQLHGAPFELMKNTADTAMPLVGLFVMAIAINVCLLLIGRERLGNQLAAAATHDGLTRTLNRSGFLQSARQAVDEYQRGSRPCSVIVMDLDEFKSVNDLYGHAGGDRLLVGFAAVVRDNLRETDLIGRIGGEEFCALLVDIDGAEAAVISERIRTAFAGTEFVHAGEALTATVSMGVAQIGLDEELAAAIRRADLAMYRAKRDGRDAVVRADKR from the coding sequence ATGCTCCACGAGCCGATGATTCCCGACGTCCGCACCATGTGGATGGTCGTCGCCACCACAGCGGTGTTGTTCGGAGTCCTCGAGGTGTGGGCGGGGTGTGCCGGGCGGCGCGACACCTCGATGGTGCTCTGGGGGTGTGCCAACCTCGCAGGCGGTTTGGGCGCCGGTCTGCTCAGCACTCAGGGTGTTCTTCCGTACGCGCTGTCCGAGGCCGTGGCGAACGGCTTCCTGGTTCTGGTCTGGGCCCTCATCTGGGCAGGCGGGCAGGCGTTCGCTGGGCGGCCGGTGCCTTGGGCGGCAGCCACCTCGGTACCGGTACTGGTGACCTTCGCCTGCCTTGTGGTGCCGCCGCTACCCACCGACATCGTGCTTCGCATCCATCTGACATCGCTGTCGATCGTCGGTTATCTCGTGCTCATCGCCGTCGACTCACTGCGCGCCGATCGGGCCGAACGCCTGATGACGCGCCGAGTGCTGGCCACCCTGGCCATCGTGTCCGTGTTGCCGGTGATCTGGCGATCGATCAGCGCTCAACTGCACGGCGCGCCATTCGAGTTGATGAAGAACACCGCCGATACGGCGATGCCGTTGGTGGGTCTTTTCGTGATGGCCATCGCGATCAATGTCTGTCTGCTGCTGATCGGGCGCGAGCGGCTGGGCAATCAACTGGCAGCGGCGGCCACCCACGACGGCCTCACCCGAACCCTCAACCGGTCCGGCTTCCTGCAGAGCGCGCGCCAAGCCGTGGACGAATACCAGCGCGGCTCCCGGCCGTGTTCGGTGATCGTGATGGATCTGGACGAGTTCAAATCGGTCAACGACCTCTACGGGCATGCCGGCGGTGATCGTCTACTCGTCGGATTCGCCGCGGTGGTCCGCGACAACCTGCGCGAGACCGACCTGATTGGCCGGATCGGCGGCGAAGAGTTCTGCGCGCTGCTGGTTGACATCGACGGTGCCGAGGCTGCCGTGATCTCCGAACGGATCCGAACCGCCTTCGCCGGAACAGAGTTCGTCCATGCCGGCGAGGCACTCACCGCCACGGTGAGCATGGGTGTGGCGCAGATCGGGCTCGACGAGGAGCTCGCCGCGGCCATCCGACGAGCCGATCTGGCCATGTACCGGGCAAAGCGCGACGGACGCGATGCCGTGGTCCGCGCCGACAAACGGTGA